CCCATCCAAACCAGAAAAAGCTGATATCCTGGAGGTGGCAGTGAGCTTCCTGGAGCAGCATATGGCTTCCAAATGTAAGTGTCCTCTCTTTTGTGTCACCTGCAGATGGGGGAATGGGTCACCTTTTAGAAACGTCTAACATACAAGACTTAACAATCAAGCtaataaagttctttttttttctttagcagcACAATCATCCAACCGATCCCACATGGAAGGCCACTCTAGATGTCTCCAGGATTCTCTGCACTGCCTCTCCCCAAAACacttgggttttccagagaagCTTCTGCACAATATCTATGTGGATAGTTCTTTGACAGTCAGTCCTCCTCTGTCACCTTTGTACCAGACCCACACAAAATGCACAACACCTGAAGCCGACAAAGTTCTATGGAGACCATGGTAGACACTACATGGACTATGGTTTCTAATGCAGCATCATTTGGTTTATGCTGTCTTGTAAACTCTTCAGGGCAATTGCAATGGGACAAATTTAACCTTTAAATGAAAACCTTAATGGTTGCTATTTATAAGCAACTCGTTTATAATGTAATCCGACATCACTGTCTTATGTAATATGTTATAGGGCAAGAGGTGTGTATCCAGTAAGATATTTCCTATAGAAAAACAAAGTTGCCTTCTAAGAAGGAAAGTAATTGCATTGTATGAAATATTTCATGTATATTACAGTGTAATTTTAGGTATAATTCTCGTCAGTTCAGGATGTGGTTTTAAGTGGGTATTTGCtctctataacaaacaagggaaagttgtgctcaccactattttttaaaaccattaggcggggttgcaatgaggctgtgaccacaaaatacaaatagtcaaatacaagagtcctctgcactcaacccattatcaatatatttaagacagcgacattttgtgcatactgctactaaaaaatgccttaccctttaaacaaaacagggattgtttgtccatatattgcaatatatttaagctggccaactacgtcaaagtcatcccatatctggccagtcctatgctcatcccatatctggccagttgagcataggactggccagatatgggatgactttgacgtagttggccagcttacatatattgcaatatatggacaaacaatccctgttttgtttaaagggtaaggcattttttagtagcagtatgcacaaattgtcgctgtcttaaatatattgataatgggttgagtgcagaggactcttgtatttgactatttgCTCTCTATTCCATTAGTATTTATGTACCATACTTTTATGATTcaggattattatttttatttagtactGCTTACAATAACCAGTAGACCCACCATGGAGTTCTTTACCTTACAAGTCACTGAACTCCTAcatatcatatatttattatgggGATGAATTGCTCCttttaaatcttgaaaaattctgttGCAAATGCAGGAATATTGGGCTTGGTAATAGCTATATTATATTGGTAACTTATCTGTTACAAGATTATATCAGTATTAATAATGTAATACAATACCATTGCTGGTATGTGTACACTGTGTGTAATATAAGCAATCCTGTATCCTCTGTGAGGATTACACATTAATGCATTCAATATATGAATGTGTGCtgtgatttattaaataaatgtttggtaGTTATGTATTCAGGCATAATTAGAAAACTGATTTCTGTATGTTCACTGAATATCTGGCCTTGCAGTATCTGTAAATGGCAAAGTTCAGGATGCATTTGACAT
This sequence is a window from Xenopus laevis strain J_2021 chromosome 7S, Xenopus_laevis_v10.1, whole genome shotgun sequence. Protein-coding genes within it:
- the hes5.7.S gene encoding transcription factor HES-5 isoform X1 gives rise to the protein MAPYNASSMLNTEHCHKAQGIRKIRKPVVEKMRRDRINSSIEQLRMLLEKEFEKHHLPSKPEKADILEVAVSFLEQHMASKSAQSSNRSHMEGHSRCLQDSLHCLSPKHLGFPEKLLHNIYVDSSLTVSPPLSPLYQTHTKCTTPEADKVLWRPW
- the hes5.7.S gene encoding transcription factor HES-5 isoform X2 is translated as MAPYNASSMLNTEHCHKAQGIRKIRKPVVEKMRRDRINSSIEQLRMLLEKEFEKHHLPSKPEKADILEVAVSFLEQHMASKSQSSNRSHMEGHSRCLQDSLHCLSPKHLGFPEKLLHNIYVDSSLTVSPPLSPLYQTHTKCTTPEADKVLWRPW